The following are encoded in a window of Chiloscyllium plagiosum isolate BGI_BamShark_2017 chromosome 11, ASM401019v2, whole genome shotgun sequence genomic DNA:
- the LOC122554272 gene encoding serine/threonine-protein kinase PLK2-like has product MSSDIQKASSGGCLHPKITRERTDLNRMVTAPKTGKCYCRGRLLGKGGFARCYEMTDLSSKRIYAVKVIPHSRVSKPHQKEKIEKEIELHKSLSNKHIVKFYHNFEDDENIYIFLEHCSHKSLAHILKARRTLTEPEVRYYLRQIILGLKYLHVRDILHRDLKLGNFFVNENMEVKVGDFGLATKLLPVDQRKRTICGTPNYLAPEVLNKQGHGPEADIWSLGCVMYTMLSGRPPFETSDLKDTYRCIRAVEYSMPSSFSAAAKDLVSSILKKNPEQRPTLDAVMHHDFFTKGFIPDVLHPSSCLMVPELNIPTPTKNFLKKFTEALFFRKKNSKDTKTICVEKDDISKLAADLVKTSIHRQTSYKTENATEPTFPTGQTANTFQRGTEDDSKKLITETEGANYETAEDGSVAQQMADAASHVLESCLSAMPSVKKSPVGHSLHRSKPFLWVTKWVDYSNKYGFGYQLSNRSIGVLFNDGTHMSLSADRRSVYYYLNNHQHFSFSASAIPEQLVKQMTIVQYFANYMEENLMEGGNLPRTFLEDCHDPSLFLLQWVKTDHSLLMLFNNGTLQVNFYHDHTKLILCKADHSYLLTYINKDRVACTYRLSTIMELGCSQELHHRLTYTLKLLQQQQKANHI; this is encoded by the exons GGTGGATTTGCAAGATGCTACGAAATGACTGATCTCTCCAGTAAAAGGATATATGCAGTTAAAGTTATTCCACATTCCAGAGTGTCTAAGCCTCATCAGAAAGAGAAA ATTGAAAAGGAAATTGAACTCCATAAATCCCTGTCCAATAAACACATAGTGAAATTTTACCATAACTTTGAAGATGATGAAAATATTTATATCTTTCTGGAGCACTGCAGTCATAAG TCATTAGCGCACATTTTGAAAGCAAGAAGAACGTTAACAGAGCCAGAAGTCCGGTATTACCTCCGACAAATTATCTTAGGCCTAAAGTATCTCCACGTTCGGGATATTCTTCATAGAGATCTCAAGCTAG GTAATTTCTTTGTCAATGAGAACATGGAAGTGAAAGTTGGAGACTTTGGTTTGGCAACAAAGCTTCTACCAGTTGACCAGAGGAAAAG gACAATCTGTGGTACCCCAAACTATCTAGCACCTGAAGTACTAAACAAACAAGGCCATGGTCCTGAGGCTGACATCTGGTCTTTGGGCTGTGTAAT GTACACCATGTTGTCTGGCCGGCCTCCATTTGAGACCTCTGACCTCAAGGACACCTACAGATGCATTCGAGCAGTTGAGTACAGCATGCCATcatcattttcagctgctgcaaAGGATCTTGTCAGTAGCATCCTAAAGAAGAATCCAGAACAAAGACCTACACTAGATGCGGTTATGCACCATGACTTTTTTACAAAA GGCTTTATACCTGATGTGCTCCACCCAAGCAGCTGTTTAATGGTTCCTGAACTGAATATCCCAACTCCCACTAAAAACTTCTTGAAAAAGTTTACTGAAGCTTTGTTTTTtaggaaaaaaaactcaaaag ATACGAAAACCATTTGTGTGGAGAAGGATGATATTTCCAAGCTTGCTGCAGATCTTGTAAAGACCTCCATCCACAGACAGACCAGCTATAAAACTGAGAATGCAACTGAG CCTACATTTCCAACTGGCCAAACAGCAAACACCTTTCAGAGAGGAACTGAAGATGATTCAAAAAAGTTAATCACTGAAACAGAAGGTGCTAATTATGAAA CTGCTGAAGATGGGTCTGTAGCTCAGCAAATGGCAGATGCTGCTTCCCACGTTCTCGAAAGCTGTCTTTCAGCCATGCCATCAg TGAAAAAAAGCCCAGTTGGACACAGCCTACATAGGTCCAAACCCTTCTTGTGGGTTACCAAATGGGTTGACTACTCCAATAAATATGGCTTTGGTTACCAGTTGTCTAATCGTAGCATTGGTGTCCTGTTCAATGATGGAACTCATATGAGTCTCTCTGCAGACAGGAG GAGTGTGTATTATTACCTCAATAACCACCAGCATTTTTCCTTCTCTGCCTCTGCAATTCCAGAGCAGCTAGTGAAACAGATGACAATTGTCCAGTATTTTGCCAATTACATGGAAGAAAACTTAATGGAG ggaGGCAACTTGCCCAGAACATTCCTTGAAGATTGTCATGATCCATCTTTGTTCCTGTTGCAGTGGGTTAAAACTGATCATTCCCTATTGATGCTGTTCAACAATGGTACTTTACAG GTTAACTTTTATCATGATCACACAAAACTCATTCTGTGTAAAGCTGACCATTCTTATCTACTTACTTATATCAACAAAGATCGTGTTGCCTGCACATACAGATTGAGCACTATAATGGAACTAGGCTGTTCACAAGAACTCCACCACCGTCTGACATATACACTGAAACTGTTGCAACAGCAACAGAAGGCAAATCACATATGA
- the LOC122554275 gene encoding dynein light chain Tctex-type 5 isoform X1: MTAKQMPLSQEALAQFNLALSGHNLGQCPCANSISTRRSSQSVDMHASKHHLQLKNINERPHIPSRRSSIINNVNVSFSRKSSMMQGKRHSMSWMTSGQVSFSGLPLYQPIREVKCENTYKSQPDEGYKFDPYKVQKVLEGTLSNYLANNSYNPVTSVQLVQSLTDHIRLKVKDINIPRYKLVCNVVLGQLNDQGILIVSRCLWDTLTDNYATATFKNTSLFAVATVYGIYFE, encoded by the coding sequence ATGACCGCCAAGCAGATGCCTTTATCACAAGAAGCTTTAGCTCAATTCAATCTGGCTTTATCTGGGCACAATTTGGGACAGTGCCCTTGTGCAAACTCCATTTCCACTCGCAGAAGTTCCCAGTCTGTGGACATGCATGCCAGCAAACATCACCTGCAGCTGAAGAACATCAATGAAAGACCTCATATTCCTTCCAGAAGGAGCTCGATTATAAATAATGTCAATGTGTCTTTTTCTCGCAAAAGCTCAATGATGCAAGGCAAAAGACATTCCATGAGCTGGATGACCTCTGGTCAAGTCAGTTTCTCTGGATTGCCCCTGTATCAACCTATTAGGGAAGTGAAATGTGAAAATACTTACAAATCACAGCCAGATGAAGGCTACAAGTTTGATCCCTACAAGGTCCAAAAGGTCTTGGAGGGAACTCTTTCAAACTACTTGGCCAACAACAGCTATAATCCTGTAACAAGTGTACAGTTAGTGCAGAGTTTGACAGACCATATCAGGTTGAAAGTGAAGGATATTAATATCCCGAGATACAAGCTAGTATGCAATGTGGTACTGGGCCAGCTCAATGATCAGGGAATATTAATTGTGAGCCGCTGTCTGTGGGACACATTGACTGACAATTATGCAACAGCTACTTTTAAAAACACTTCACTTTTTGCTGTTGCAACTGTGTATGGGATATATTTTGAATAA